In Amyelois transitella isolate CPQ chromosome 5, ilAmyTran1.1, whole genome shotgun sequence, one DNA window encodes the following:
- the LOC106137808 gene encoding uncharacterized protein LOC106137808: protein MFRDFLEEGHVDSVSASARSSGREAVDEITSKDLPPPYRESENGDNELSYEEFRDSIHVAPCEVVDLLANCKITSPAENSDTEAEYAEIPDMGLWHSTPLAKRHKSKISLTWVLKENLENTKMPQKPQNDESNNGTNVDRHQRHNQKFNESDYRKCKSGEVRDRVVGRNEFYHNLRFKSACEELVSGQQTYSDTSVGTEEYARRRHRHRHRRKKKRPHTKFGYDIRDLDSFLTEASIDRPGNIPVVVAYPTTLYQTQKECQRELTLPLGTVVNAVFKNQLWLYAQTPHGEEGYVLYSACLPLGILPNRTPDKKTPCWESSTDIYPRPCGNLTDTEKEQLRGRTSSECRYKTREKRRAKTSCAEKDFDSLYLKTKSVSHIDKIQDKENIELKTKRQTLLVITCDYKGVNKSLSVVKGDVVSLLQRFEGDNADWFYVRKKDGNHGYIPAAIAGHGYI, encoded by the exons ATGTTCCGAGATTTTTTAGAGGAGGGTCATGTCGATAGTGTATCAGCGAGCGCGCGCAGTTCTGGGCGCGAAGCCGTGGACG AGATCACGTCTAAGGATTTGCCACCCCCGTACCGGGAAAGTGAAAATGGTGATAACGAACTGTCATATGAAGAATTTCGCGACTCG aTTCACGTCGCGCCATGTGAAGTAGTAGATTTGCTGGCCAACTGTAAGATAACGTCGCCGGCTGAAAACAGTGACACTGAGGCGGAGTACGCGGAAATACCAGACATGGGGCTTTGGCACTCCACGCCGCTTGCGAAGCGGCACAAGTCCAAGATATCCCTAACGTGGGTCTTGAAAGAAAACTtggaaaacacaaaaatgcCACAGAAGCCTCAGAATGATGAGAGTAACAATGGAACTAACGTGGACAGACATCAGCGACACAATCAGAAATTTAACGAGAGTGATTACAGAAAGTGCAAGTCGGGAGAAGTGCGCGATAGGGTCGTGGGTCGCAACGAATTTTACCATAACCTTAGATTTAAGAGTGCTTGTGAGGAACTTGTGAGTGGACAGCAGACCTATTCGGACACCAGTGTAGGCACTGAAGAATATGCAAGAAGACGGCATAGGCATCGGcacaggaggaagaaaaaacGCCCTCATACCAAGTTTGGTTACGACATTCGAGATTTGGATAGCTTTTTAACAGAG GCTTCCATCGACCGTCCTGGCAACATCCCAGTAGTGGTCGCTTACCCCACGACGCTGTACCAAACCCAGAAGGAGTGCCAGCGCGAGCTGACCCTACCCCTTGGTACGGTCGTCAACGCAGTCTTCAAGAACCAATTGTGGCTGTATGCGCAGACGCCGCACGGAGAGGAGGGATACGTGCTGTATAGCGCGTGTTTGCCGTTAGGAATATTACCAAATAG GACCCCAGATAAGAAAACTCCCTGCTGGGAAAGCAGCACGGACATCTACCCTAGACCCTGCGGAAACCTGACCGACACCGAGAAGGAGCAACTGAGAGGGCGCACCAGCTCCGAATGTCGGTACAAAACGCGCGAGAAACGACGCGCCAAAACCTCCTGCGCAGAAAAAGACTTTGACAGCTTGTATTTAAAGACCAAATCTGTTTCACACATCGACAAAATCCAAGATAAAGAAAACATagagttaaaaacaaaaagacagACGTTGTTAGTGATTACTTGTGATTATAAAGgtgtaaataaaagtttgtctGTGGTGAAAGGTGATGTGGTGTCGTTACTTCAACGGTTTGAGGGGGACAATGCGGATTGGTTTTATGTCAGAAAGAAAGATGGGAACCATGGGTATATACCTGCTGCCATTGCTGGTCATGGTTATATTTGa
- the LOC106138297 gene encoding THO complex subunit 6, producing the protein MLDKILYNTVLCQAFSPCGKYLLAGNIYGQIAIFDLDRILNPVLELLTPDYNKAKYIHYLGTKEQVCSLASTEKFLIVGTVNEIFGWDWKGILNAKLSKPSWVLKIPSNSNLEKIDVNSLWTPEDESRVYAGCGDNNLHIFNLEDGKLVSTLSGHSDYIHSVHGFNDNIVTAGEDGCVMLWDARTRKSHNKLEPHSNSKVSRPDIGKWVGSAALTDDWIVCGGGPRVALWHIRSLDAVTVFDIPDHGIHVSFFHNDCIVAGGAARHLYQLSYSGEVKVELPVSATTVYSVALRTNPNKILAIAGSSPEIDLCTTFNYRDQVLHFR; encoded by the exons ATGttggataaaatattatataacacaGTACTGTGCCAGGCGTTTTCTCCGTgtggaaaatatttgttagcCGGCAATATTTATGGACAAATAGCAATATTTGA TTTAGATCGAATTTTGAATCCAGTGCTGGAATTGCTCACACCAGACTACAACAAGGCAAAATACATTCACTATTTGGGGACGAAGGAGCAAGTTTGCAGTCTAGCAAGTACAGAGAAGTTCCTTATCGTCGGCACCGTAAACGAAATCTTTGGGTGGGACTGGAAAGGGATATTGAATGCAAAGTTGAGCAAACCTTCATGGGTTTTAAAGATTccctcaaattcaaatttggaaaAGATTGACGTGAACAGTCTTTGGACTCCTGAAGATGAAAGTAGGGTCTATGCTGGCTGTGGCGACAATAACTTGCATATTTTCAACTTGGAGGATGGGAAATTGGTGTCTACATTGTCAGGCCACAGTGACTACATACATTCAGTCCATGGATT caaTGACAATATTGTAACGGCTGGTGAAGACGGGTGTGTCATGCTGTGGGATGCGAGGACCCGGAAGAGCCACAACAAATTGGAACCTCATAGCAATAGCAAAGTCAGCCGCCCTGATATTGGCAAGTGGGTTGGGTCGGCGGCTCTTACTGATGACTGGATT GTATGTGGCGGCGGTCCTCGCGTAGCACTATGGCATATCCGCTCCCTCGACGCTGTCACAGTATTCGACATTCCTGACCACGGAATCCATGTTTCCTTCTTCCACAACGACTGCATAGTCGCCGGAGGGGCGGCCAGACATCTGTACCAACTCAGCTATTCTGGAGAGGTCAAGGTGGAACTACCAGTATCAGCAACTACTGTATACTCAGTAGCATTACGAACAAACCCTAACAAGATTTTAGCCATAGCCGGCTCAAGCCCAGAAATTGATCTATGCACGACATTTAATTATAGAGACCAAGTATTACATTTTCGGTAA